CATCGGCGTCAAGCATGGAATAACGGGCTGCAATCTCAAGTCTTTTGGGTATTACAAAATACCCAGCCTGGCTAAAAAATCCATTCGAATCTACTGTTTCACCGCCGGATTCCGGATCATCACTCCTTGCAAAAATCTCATTGTGCCATGAAATGCCTCGGTATTTCATGCTCAGTTCAACAACACCCAATATGCCATCGGAATCCACAAGCTTTTCGTCTTTCGTCTTTGGATTAACCACAACGGAGGCTGCAACTGATGCCTTGAATGTTTCCGTAAACTTCAAATCTGACTCATCAACGGCATCATACTTCCCAAAGGGGTTATATCTCACGTTGAATACGTACATGAGTTCGTTATCCAGATTGTCTTCCGTGCCCCTATCGTCGTCATCCTCACCTGCCCCCTGAAACATTGCGGCGTGGTACTCAAGGTGTCCGTCAAAGGGCTTTCCGTAAATATCAAATCCATAATCACGGTCCTGATCAAATTGTTCACTGGCAATTGACCTGTCTTGGAGGAGGAGTTTTGCAGAGGTTGTCATCCTTTGCTGGTTAAACGGCACTTTAAAGTATCCAAGCTTTGCATTCAATTCATTCATGGGAGTCCAGTATACGTAAAAATCCCTTACACCGACATCAAAGCTATCTCCATCCAGTTCGATATAATAATGCGTCATTTTGCTGTATATGTTTCCTCCAAAACAAAGCCTTGCCCTGCGGACATCCATATTATTGGTGTCACGTTTACCGAAATCTCCGTCATTGTCCTTAAACGTATACCGGAATTGCATTCTGAAGCCTATACCCAGCGAATAATTATCATCAGCCGATTTGAAACCTATGGAAAGCTTTTCTTCATCAGGTGTATAGAGGGTTGCCATTGCAGGCAGACCAAGTCCCATTTTCTTTCGAGCCTCATCTGTGGCAAGATAGTCTTCTACTGCTTTTTTAACCTCTTCCTTCGCAACGGGAGCAGATTCTATACGGTTATTTGTGGCAAGAAAGTCTTTAATTTCATGTTGAATCTCTGCTTTGGTGATAGGGGCAGGCTCGGCGCTGAGCGTCTCTATCCGGCTTCTCAACACCTGTATCTGTTCCTGCTGCTTCTGCATGAGTTCCTCCATTTGTTTCAGTTGCCATTTCAAATCTTCCATTTCGCTCCCAGATACTTCCTCAGGCTGCACAGTCTCCTGAGCAAAGACACTGTTCAGCATACCACCTACATATGCGCTACAAAGCACCATTGTCGAAAATAAAACATATTTACACCATTTACTCTTCATTTTTAACCCTCCTTTTCTACAAAGTAACCTTTCAAATAAACACACACAACTTTTCTAGAGATATCCCCTTTCATGAATGCAACAATTACCGCTAATACGGTAATGAGAAAGTCAATCTTTTTTACCATATATGAAGCTATAATAAACTTTGAATGTTAAGAACGTGTTAAGGTATTGTTAATTTCTCGTTAAATTTATTGCACAGGCGGGTATGGCTTAAACTTGAGACGGCGTTAATTCTTTGTTAAATGTAAAATAGTTATGGATTGAAACAGTCCTTTGTCACTCTTAAAACCAATGCGTGATGGAAATTGCTGAATTTCTTTTCTTCAATTTTTTTCCTTGACTTTCACAATCTAAATGTTTATCTTTCTCCTACAATTTTATATATACTGAAGCAATGCAATTTTTAAATCTCGATAAAGGCAAACCATAAGCAATTGTGGGACGCAAAGTAAAGGGTCTTTTTTAGCATACAGGGAAGTATGGTGGGACGATAGGGAAAAGTCCTTTTTTTAATGTTGTAGGGAAATAGGCATAATAAGACAGCCTTACTGCCGAAAATGTTTTGATGAACATTTTTCCAGTAAGGCTTTTTTGTTTTGTACCGCATCCCTTTAGGGTGCGCATTTGATGGAATGCCACACCTTATGCACGTTTATTGGTAACCGCAATGTACGCAGGCTAAA
This Candidatus Brocadia sinica JPN1 DNA region includes the following protein-coding sequences:
- a CDS encoding porin — its product is MKSKWCKYVLFSTMVLCSAYVGGMLNSVFAQETVQPEEVSGSEMEDLKWQLKQMEELMQKQQEQIQVLRSRIETLSAEPAPITKAEIQHEIKDFLATNNRIESAPVAKEEVKKAVEDYLATDEARKKMGLGLPAMATLYTPDEEKLSIGFKSADDNYSLGIGFRMQFRYTFKDNDGDFGKRDTNNMDVRRARLCFGGNIYSKMTHYYIELDGDSFDVGVRDFYVYWTPMNELNAKLGYFKVPFNQQRMTTSAKLLLQDRSIASEQFDQDRDYGFDIYGKPFDGHLEYHAAMFQGAGEDDDDRGTEDNLDNELMYVFNVRYNPFGKYDAVDESDLKFTETFKASVAASVVVNPKTKDEKLVDSDGILGVVELSMKYRGISWHNEIFARSDDPESGGETVDSNGFFSQAGYFVIPKRLEIAARYSMLDADEDINDNIAREYTGGINYYFRGHRSKIQADYGHFETEMGDNQDKNENRVRLQYQIIF